A single Cnuibacter physcomitrellae DNA region contains:
- a CDS encoding serine/threonine-protein kinase — MARRLPSPPPTLPGFTSVRVLGSGGFADVYLFEQTMPRRQVAVKVMLPETVDDAVRRMFRAEADLMARLSAHPSILTVYEAGVSGDGRPYLVMELCSSSLGQRYRTAPLPVAEVLRIGVKIAGALHTAHQEGILHRDVKPSNILVTAYGAPVLSDFGIASTTRASHPGETVGLSIPWSAPEVVSEETTGTVASEVWSLGATLYSLLAGRSPFEEPGRSLPPGELVRRITRAKPARIGRDDVPEALARCLARTLSKNPAARPASALELLRELQGIETSLGLTQTAAEVAVAEWATDYARDTDDRTVLSTPPAGGTVPSRRRRRHPTAPSVGAVAQSASHDSDRTHVARGGAAPRSRRAPLLLGAGALAVVALGAGGLILAQQAAQPSIPKVGEITARVEGDRLVFSWADPGLTSQDSYRVATRDGVTSVQRTAEFSADATAGGSVCISVAVLRAGRAGEPSAEKCASVP, encoded by the coding sequence GTGGCCAGGAGACTCCCGTCGCCGCCGCCGACGCTCCCCGGCTTCACGTCGGTGCGGGTGCTGGGCTCGGGCGGCTTCGCTGACGTCTACCTGTTCGAGCAGACCATGCCCCGACGACAGGTCGCCGTCAAGGTCATGCTCCCCGAGACGGTCGACGACGCGGTCCGCCGCATGTTCCGGGCGGAGGCCGACCTCATGGCCAGGCTCAGCGCGCATCCGTCCATCCTCACCGTCTACGAGGCCGGGGTCTCCGGCGACGGCCGGCCGTACCTGGTGATGGAGCTGTGCTCCTCCTCGCTCGGTCAGCGCTACCGCACGGCCCCGCTCCCCGTGGCCGAGGTGCTGCGCATCGGGGTGAAGATCGCCGGTGCGCTGCACACCGCTCACCAGGAGGGCATCCTCCACCGCGACGTGAAGCCGTCGAACATCCTCGTCACGGCCTACGGCGCGCCCGTCCTCTCCGACTTCGGGATCGCCTCCACGACGCGGGCGTCGCACCCGGGGGAGACCGTCGGCCTGTCCATCCCCTGGTCGGCTCCGGAGGTGGTGTCGGAGGAGACCACGGGCACCGTCGCCTCGGAGGTGTGGTCGCTCGGCGCCACGCTGTACTCCCTGCTGGCCGGGCGGTCGCCGTTCGAGGAACCGGGACGCAGCCTGCCCCCGGGGGAGCTCGTGCGGCGGATCACCCGAGCCAAGCCGGCTCGGATCGGTCGCGACGACGTCCCCGAGGCGCTGGCGCGCTGTCTCGCCCGCACCCTGTCGAAGAACCCCGCCGCTCGTCCCGCCTCGGCCCTCGAACTGCTGCGCGAGCTGCAAGGGATCGAGACCTCGCTGGGGCTGACCCAGACCGCGGCCGAGGTGGCGGTCGCGGAATGGGCGACCGACTACGCCCGCGACACCGACGATCGCACCGTCCTCAGCACCCCACCGGCCGGCGGCACCGTCCCGTCTCGGCGGCGACGCCGCCATCCGACCGCGCCCTCGGTGGGCGCCGTGGCTCAGTCCGCTTCGCACGACTCCGACCGGACCCACGTCGCCCGGGGCGGAGCCGCCCCGCGCTCCCGCCGTGCACCGCTGCTCCTCGGAGCAGGGGCGCTCGCGGTGGTGGCTCTCGGCGCGGGCGGCCTGATCCTCGCGCAGCAGGCCGCCCAGCCGTCCATCCCGAAGGTGGGGGAGATCACCGCGCGGGTCGAGGGCGACCGGCTCGTGTTCAGCTGGGCCGACCCGGGCCTCACCTCGCAGGACAGCTACCGCGTCGCCACCCGCGACGGGGTGACCTCTGTCCAGCGCACCGCCGAGTTCTCGGCCGACGCCACCGCGGGCGGCAGCGTCTGCATCTCCGTCGCCGTCCTCCGCGCGGGACGGGCCGGCGAGCCGAGCGCGGAGAAGTGCGCCTCGGTGCCGTGA